The Halocalculus aciditolerans nucleotide sequence AAGAGTACAACGGGGAGGTGCGGTCGTCGTCGAACAAGCGGAAGCGCTCGACAGTCGTGCCGGTGGATTCGGAGTTGAACGAGGTGTTGCGGGCGTGGCTCGCGGTGCGGCCGGACGCGCGGTCGCCGGCGGAGCCGCTGTTCGCGCGGACGTCGGAGGCCTGGGGAACGCGGCTCGACCCGAGCGCCGTGCAGCGAATCGTCCGCGGCTACGCGGAAGACCACGGGTGGTATCGCGCCGGGGCGGACGCGACGGAGAACGTGACGCCGCACTACTTCCGGCACTTCTTCACGACGCACCTCCGCGACCGAACGGGCGACCGCGGCGTCGTGAAGTACCTCCGCGGGGACGTCGGCGACGACATCATCGACACCTACACGCATAACTGGGGCGACCGGGTGCGAGAGGTCTATCTCGACAACGTCTACGCTGTGCTCTAGCAGTCCTCGCGTTCGAAGGCGAACGGATAAATCATATATCGCTATACGTAATCGGTTGGGGTCGATGGGGGTGAGCGCGGCGGCGCGACTCACCGTGAACAGTGGTTTTAGCGAACGCGCGCCGTCTCGGCCGTGAATTAGTCGCCGGCGGCCTGTTCGGGGCGGTAGCCGCGGCTGATTGCTTTCCACGCGCCGGAGCGGAAGCGGTAGGTGTTGATGATCGCGGGGGTGACGGTTTCGGCGAAGAAGGTGAAGTAGATGGCGAGGACGCCGAGAGTCGTGGTCGCGCCGAGGTAGGCGGCGGGGACGGCGAGGCAGAACATCCCGAGGACGCGGCCGTAGAATGGCCAGCGGGTGTCGCCGGTGGCGTCGAGCGCGCCGGCGATGCCGCTCGTGACGCCCTGCGGGATGATGGCGACGGCGGCGACGTAGACGAGGGGGACGGCGTACTGGATGGCGGGGGAAGCGGGGTCGCCGAGGAAGAGGACGACGATGGGGCGCGCGAAGAGGATGACGGGGACGGCGAAGACGGCGTAGGTGGCGACGGCGAAGACGGCGACTTCCCAGCCGTATCTCGCGGCGGTGTCCTCGTCCCCGGTGCCGAGCGCTTGCCCGACGAGGCTGCTGGCGGCGAGGCCGAACCCCCAGCCGGGCGTGTTGAGGAGCCCCCAGATGCGGCGGGTGACGATGTAGGCGGCGGCGACGTTCGGGCCGATGACGTAGAGGAAGGCGAGGAGGGGGAAGCGCGCGACGGTCCAGACGGAGTTCCGGCCGATGACGGGGAGGCCGATGGTGAAGACGTCCCGGAGGTCGCCCGGGTGGAGGTAGGAGCCGAACGGGGAGACGGCGACGGGGAAGTCGCCGACGCCGGGGAGGCGGCCGCGGGCGAGACCGACGGCGAAGAACGCGGTGACGAAGACGTTCGCGATAACGGTTCCGAGGCCCGCGCCGACGACGCCCCAGCCGAGGCCGAAGATGAAGACGGCGTTCAGAGCGATGTTGACGACTGCGCCCCCGGCGCGTGCGACCATCGCGGTCCACGCGTCGTCGACGCCGATGAGCGCGCGGCTTCCGACGAGGTTCAACGCGGCGAACGGCACGCCGAACCCGAGCACGCGGAGGTAGTCCGCGCCGTACGTGATCGTCTCGGGGCCGTTCGTGATGAGGGAGATGAGGAAGCGCGGGAAGAGAACGAAAAGCACGCCAACGGAGAGAGACGCGGCGACGGCGAGGAGCGCGCTCGCGCGGATGGCCTGGCCGAGTTCGTCGTGCGCGCCGGCGCTGAAGCGCTGGGAGACGAGCGCGATAGTGCCGGCGGCGAGGCCGCCGCCGAGGCTGAACGCGAGCCCCCAGTAGGGGCCGGCGAACCCGACGCCCGTGATGGCGGCGGGGCCGAGGACGACGCCGACCATGGCGACGTCGGCGGCGCTCTTCGACATGCGCGCGAGGCCGGTGACGACGCGCGGCCACGCGAGGTCGACGACGCGGCGCGCGCGTGATTCGTCGATGAGACCGACGCGGGAGAGCGCGACGCCGACCCAGAGGAGGAGGAGCCGAACGGGGTTCAGGGAGACGGACACGAGATACTGGGTGTTCGCCGTATCGGTACTATAGGCGTTCGCTCCCCCGGTCGGGTTTCCGGTTTCCCGCGTGGCTCTCACGGGGCGTGTCACCGGCACGCGAACGCGTCCGCGTCGGCGGCCGTCGACGCAGACGCTCGCGTTCCCGAACGCCTAAGTCGGTTACTCTCGGCGTCTCCGTATGGACCGCGTGGCAATCATCGGCGCGTCGATGACGCAGTTCGGGCAGCGCGACGGCTGGCTCCGCGACCTCCTCGCGGAAGCCGCGACCGACTGCCTCGACGACACCGGCGTCGCGGCGAGCGACCTCGACCACCTCTACGTCTCGAACATGGCGAGCGGCGAGTTCGAGGGACAGACGGGGGCTCCGAACATGCTCGCCCACGACATCGGCGCGCTCGGCGCGTACACGCAGCGAATCGATCAGACGAGTTCGAGCGGCGGCGCGGGCCTCTACGCCGCCTGGCAGTCCGTCGCCTCCGGCGCGAGCGACCTCACGCTCCTCGTCGGCGGCGAGAAGATGACGCACGAGAGCACGGCCGAAGCGACGGACGTCATCGCGAGCCTCACGCACCCCGTCGAGTACAAGCACGGCCTCACGCTCCCGAGCTTCGCCGGCCTCACCGCCCGCCACTACCTCGAGAAGTTCGACGCCCCCCGCGAGAGCCTGGGGAAGGTCGCGGTGAAGAACCACAAGAACGGCGTCGACAACCCGCACGCCCAGTTCAGAAAGGAAGTCGACCTGGAGACCGTACTGGAGTCGCCGATCGTCGCCGACCCCCTCCGGCTCTACGACTTCTGCCCGATCACGGACGGGAGCGCGGCGCTCCTCCTCTGCCCCGAATCCGTCGCGGCGGAGTACACGGACGACTACGCCGTCATCTCGGGCGTCGCGGGCGCGACCGACACCCACGTCGTCCACGAACGCGACGACCCGACGGTGATGAACGGTGTCGTCGAATCCTCCGAGCGCGCCTACGAGATGGCCGGCCGTGGCCCCGACGACGTCGACGTCGCCGAACTCCACGACATGTTCACCATCCTCGAGTTCCTCCAGAGCGAGGACCTCGGGTTCTTCGAGAAAGGCGAGGGCTGGAAAGCCGTCGAGGAGGGCGTCACGGACCGCGACGGCGACCTCCCCGTCAACACTTCGGGCGGACTCAAGTCCAAGGGCCACCCGCTCGGCGCGTCCGGCGTCGCACAGATTTACGAACTCTACGCCCAGCTCACCGACTCGGCCGGGGAGCGGCAGGTCGACGCCGACGTCGGCCTCGCCTGTAACGTCGGCGGGTTCGGGAACTGCGTCACCACTACTATCCTCGAACGCCCATAGATGACTCAGAACGAGAACGCGTCCTTCGACGCGCACGTCTGCGAGAACGGCCACGTCACCTACCCCGGACACCCGCGGTGTCCGACCTGCGGCCGCGAACAGGTCGCGACCATCGACCTCCGCGAGCGCGACGCCACCGTCGTCACCTGGACGACGTCCACCGCGACACCGCCCGGCGTCCGCTCACCGAACACTATCGTCATCGTCGAATTCGACCTCGACGACTGGCGTGACGCCGAGTCCTTCGACCTCGACGATTCGTCCGTTCGCGCCATCGGCCAGTGTACGACCGACGACGTCGAGACCGGCGACACCGTCACGCCCGTCTACGTCGACGAACTCCGCGACCCCGACCAGGGCATCCGCATCGCCGAGAGCCAGGAGTGGGACGGCTACCGCTTCGAACCCCGCTAAGCGTCGGGTTCGTCCGCCTCGTCGTCGTCATCGGGGTCCGGCGGGTCGTTCCCGTTCTCACCGCCCGCACGCGACGACTGACTCACGACGCCCTTCACGCTCTCCCCGACGAACACGTCACCCCACCCCGAACTCGTCTGCGCCTTCACCGACCGCTTCGAACTGCTCTCGCTCGACTCGTTCCCGGACTCATCGCCACCGCCGTCCGACGCGAGCCCGTCACCCGCGGGATCCGTCGACGCGGCCTCGTCTTCCGCTTCCTCGCCCTCTGTTTCGTCGCCCTCCGTTTCCTCGCGCTTCTCTCCCTCGAACCCCTCGCTGGCACTCCCCTCGCCGTCTGACTCGCCTCCCGATTCGCTCGTCGAGTCCGCGGACTCGCCCGATTCCGCTGGTGACGGGCTCTCGACCTCGGCTGCGTCCGGGTCGCCGTGCCGGGCTTCCCCGGTCTCATCGCTGCTGGAGTCGCCGGGAGAACCGTCTTCACCGGTGTCTGTGTCCTCGTCGGTGTCATCGTCCCCGCCTGCCTCTCCGGCGTCGCGGAGGTCGGACTGCCAGCCGGCACCGGGGTGGTCGTCGGCGTCGTCCGGCGTCGCGTCCCAGTCGGCGTCCGCTTCGTCACCCCAGCCCGCGTCGTCGTGGTCGTCCTCGTCGTCGGGTTCACCGTCCCAATCGACGTCTCCCTCATGGTTCTCCTTCCAGCCGGCGTCGGGGTGTTCGTCCTCGTCGTCGGGCTCGTCGTCCCAGCCCGCGTCCCGCCGCTCGTCTTCGTCGACGTCCTCGTCCTCGTCGGCGTCCTCGCCGAACAGGAACGACCGAACGCGGCCGGATTTCGACTCGCCCTCGGAGCGAGTGGTTTCATCCTCCGCGCCGCCGTCAGCGTCGGCGTCCCCGCTCTCGCCCTCAGACTCGCCGTCGGTGTGTTCGTTCACGCCGCGAGCGCCGCTCTCCGTGGTCTCGCCCGTGGCCGACTCTCCGTCGGACGCCGAATCGACATCCTCGTCCCCATCGCCGTCGGAATCGACATCCTCGTCCGAATCGCTGTCTGAATCCTCGTCGCCGTCGGAGTCATCGTCTGCGTCGTCCGAGCTGTCACCCGAATCCGTGTCGCTGTCCGCATCGTCGTCGGAATCCTCGTCGGAGTCCGCATCGTCGTCGGAATATTCGTCGTCAGTGTCTTCGTCTGTGTCGCTGTCCTCGTCGCTGTCTTCGGATTCGGCCGTCGTTTCGCCGTCGGGAGCGTCGTCCTCGTCGTCGTCATCGTCGTCGGGGTCGTCCCGGTCGTCGCGCTCCTCGGGGTGTTCGAGGATGCGTTTGACGCGGTCGACGATGGTCTCCTCGTCGTCGTCACTCATGCTCTGTTCTTCTCTGTTGTTGGTGAAAAGAACCGGGGCTCACTCGGACGCTTCGTCGGCGTCCTCGACGTCGTCGTCAGCGTCAGCTTCGGCTTCGACAGCGGCCGTGACGTCGTCGTCGGTCCACTGCTCGCGGGCGTCGCCGACGCGCTCTTCGAGTCGGTCGAGGAAGTCGTCGAGCATCTTCGAGTTCGAGACGACCGGCGTGGGGTCGTCGTCCACGTAGTCGTTGAGGTCTTCGATGCGGACTTCGAGTTCGCGGAGGAGTGTCTCGAGTTCTTCCTCGGTCTCGACCATACGGAGAGGACGCGATGCCGCCGTATAATTCCCACACTTCACCAATTGCATTAAACGAGCCGGTTCGGCGTGTTCGGTCGAGCGGTGTCGGCGGTTGGATTTATCTTTCAGGAGCCCGTCGCGCTAACTAATGTGGGATATCGCGTCCGGAGACTCGTCCGGCCGCTGGGAGTCGGTCGAGTCGCCGGTGAAAGTCACCATCAACGACATCTGTAACTCGGTGAACGGCCCCTGCGCCGTCGCGAACAGGGGATACGTCATCGGGCGCGCGAAGGACGGCTCCTGGGGCGTCATCGTCGAGAACGGCCCCGGTGCGAAACGACGCGCGCTCCACAGCATCGACGTGACCGACGACGGGAAGCGCGTCTGGTTCGGCGGTGCCGGCGGCGCGCTCGGCTACTACGACGTCCCGACCGGCGAACGCGAGGACTTCTCGCAGCCGAAAGGCTACGGGACCGCGTGGCACGCCCTCACCGTCTCCGGGCCGCGAAACCGCGAGAAGATCCTGCTCGCCGACGGCAGCGGCCACACCCTCCCCGGCGACGTCGGGACGGACGGCATCCCCGACTGGGGGTTCCAGTCCAAGCCGAACAACGGGAACGCGCTCTACGACCTCACCGCCGACGACGACGGCATCGGCTACGGCGTCGACGGCAGCGGGAACGTCTGGAAGACCACCGCCGACGGCTGGGAGCGCATCGGCATCGACCGCGCGCAGAACAGCTTCTACGCCGTCGAAGCCGTCGGCGACCTCGTCTTCGTCGGCGCGGGGAACGGCCGCTACTGGGAGTGGGACGGCCGGACCTGGACGCCCTTCCGACTCGGCGGCGGCACCATCCACGCCATCCACAAGAACCAGGACGTCACGCTCGCCGGCGGCAGCAGCGGCACGCTCCGGGTCCGCCGCGGCGACGGCGACTGGCACCCCGTCGAGTGGAACGG carries:
- a CDS encoding beta propeller repeat protein; protein product: MWDIASGDSSGRWESVESPVKVTINDICNSVNGPCAVANRGYVIGRAKDGSWGVIVENGPGAKRRALHSIDVTDDGKRVWFGGAGGALGYYDVPTGEREDFSQPKGYGTAWHALTVSGPRNREKILLADGSGHTLPGDVGTDGIPDWGFQSKPNNGNALYDLTADDDGIGYGVDGSGNVWKTTADGWERIGIDRAQNSFYAVEAVGDLVFVGAGNGRYWEWDGRTWTPFRLGGGTIHAIHKNQDVTLAGGSSGTLRVRRGDGDWHPVEWNGNATVNGVLVHDPPIAVGQNGTIAEGVESKD
- a CDS encoding thiolase family protein; translation: MDRVAIIGASMTQFGQRDGWLRDLLAEAATDCLDDTGVAASDLDHLYVSNMASGEFEGQTGAPNMLAHDIGALGAYTQRIDQTSSSGGAGLYAAWQSVASGASDLTLLVGGEKMTHESTAEATDVIASLTHPVEYKHGLTLPSFAGLTARHYLEKFDAPRESLGKVAVKNHKNGVDNPHAQFRKEVDLETVLESPIVADPLRLYDFCPITDGSAALLLCPESVAAEYTDDYAVISGVAGATDTHVVHERDDPTVMNGVVESSERAYEMAGRGPDDVDVAELHDMFTILEFLQSEDLGFFEKGEGWKAVEEGVTDRDGDLPVNTSGGLKSKGHPLGASGVAQIYELYAQLTDSAGERQVDADVGLACNVGGFGNCVTTTILERP
- a CDS encoding PhlB family protein, producing the protein MTQNENASFDAHVCENGHVTYPGHPRCPTCGREQVATIDLRERDATVVTWTTSTATPPGVRSPNTIVIVEFDLDDWRDAESFDLDDSSVRAIGQCTTDDVETGDTVTPVYVDELRDPDQGIRIAESQEWDGYRFEPR
- a CDS encoding MATE family efflux transporter is translated as MSVSLNPVRLLLLWVGVALSRVGLIDESRARRVVDLAWPRVVTGLARMSKSAADVAMVGVVLGPAAITGVGFAGPYWGLAFSLGGGLAAGTIALVSQRFSAGAHDELGQAIRASALLAVAASLSVGVLFVLFPRFLISLITNGPETITYGADYLRVLGFGVPFAALNLVGSRALIGVDDAWTAMVARAGGAVVNIALNAVFIFGLGWGVVGAGLGTVIANVFVTAFFAVGLARGRLPGVGDFPVAVSPFGSYLHPGDLRDVFTIGLPVIGRNSVWTVARFPLLAFLYVIGPNVAAAYIVTRRIWGLLNTPGWGFGLAASSLVGQALGTGDEDTAARYGWEVAVFAVATYAVFAVPVILFARPIVVLFLGDPASPAIQYAVPLVYVAAVAIIPQGVTSGIAGALDATGDTRWPFYGRVLGMFCLAVPAAYLGATTTLGVLAIYFTFFAETVTPAIINTYRFRSGAWKAISRGYRPEQAAGD